The Terriglobales bacterium genome includes the window GACCTGGTGCTCGAGGCCTGGGTAGCCGGGCTGATCGAGATCACCAAGCTGGGCTGGATGCTGGGCGCCGGCCAGGCGTGGCGTCCGGGCGAAAAACTCCGCCTGCTGTTCGCCGGTTACAACGGCACGCGCAACACGGGCTCCGACGTGCGCGTGGAGGAAATGCTGCGCCAGGTGCGGCGCATCCTGGGGCCGGAACACAGCCGGCTGGCCGTGATGACGCAGAGCTTTGAACGCTCGTGCGGCTACTTCGGCGACGCGGAACAGGTCCACTTGCCCGATATCTTCCCGCCCTTTCTCTTCCGCGAAGTGCGCAGGCACCACGGCGTCGTGGCCTGCGAAGGCTCCATGTTCAAGAGCAAGTTCGCCAACGCGCTGACCACGATGATGATCGGGTCGCTGGGCATCGCCACCGCGGAGAACAAGCTCTCCGTCGGCTACGGCGCGGAAGCCGGAGACATGGACAAGCTGCTGGCCAAGATGTGCCGGCGCTACTGCGCGCAGTCGCTGATCATCACGCGCAATGAAGAGTCGCGAGCGGTGCTGCGGGCGCTGGGAGTCCCCACCGAACCCGGCACCGACACGGCGTGGACGTTCGAGCCGCACGGCCCGGAGTATGGACAGAAGGCGCTGCGCGATCTGGGCTGGGACGGCGAGCGCGATGTGCTGGTGGTCTGTCCCATCAATCCCTTCTGGTGGCCGGTGAAGGCTTCGGTGGCGAAGTACGCGGCGCACCTGCTGGCCGGCGCATACAAGAAGAGCCACTATCGCACGGTGTACTTCCACAACTCCGGCCCGCAGGTGGATGCGGCGTATCAGCGCTACCTCAAGGCGATCGCGGTCGCGGTGGAGCGCTTCCGCAAGCAGCACGGCGTGTTCGTCATGTTGGCGGCCATGGAGCGGCTGGACGCGCGCGCCTGCCGCGAGCTGGCCGAGACGCTGGGCGGCGTTCCCGTGGCGACCTCGGACGACTACGACATGTATCAACTGGTCAGCATCCTGCGGGCGTGCCAACTGATGGTGTCTTCG containing:
- a CDS encoding polysaccharide pyruvyl transferase family protein; this translates as MMDLVLEAWVAGLIEITKLGWMLGAGQAWRPGEKLRLLFAGYNGTRNTGSDVRVEEMLRQVRRILGPEHSRLAVMTQSFERSCGYFGDAEQVHLPDIFPPFLFREVRRHHGVVACEGSMFKSKFANALTTMMIGSLGIATAENKLSVGYGAEAGDMDKLLAKMCRRYCAQSLIITRNEESRAVLRALGVPTEPGTDTAWTFEPHGPEYGQKALRDLGWDGERDVLVVCPINPFWWPVKASVAKYAAHLLAGAYKKSHYRTVYFHNSGPQVDAAYQRYLKAIAVAVERFRKQHGVFVMLAAMERLDARACRELAETLGGVPVATSDDYDMYQLVSILRACQLMVSSRYHGIVTSMPGLVASAGITMDERIRNLMHERGHRHLLLEVDDPELEPKLYEMMERLHREREAVAAGIGQTVVRNLKTMARMGVYFEEHVQQRYAEFPVRTGQLSWEDYLPPLSPNLHRLAEQYESAVAVPDATRG